A window from Zingiber officinale cultivar Zhangliang chromosome 7A, Zo_v1.1, whole genome shotgun sequence encodes these proteins:
- the LOC122002939 gene encoding uncharacterized protein LOC122002939 has translation MRLWVKILPPAIAAAAAVFLFLILWRRRRNRRLLSAADTPRLPQSASKARSQSLHAGIAKLQFAYRSSTGRKASFLFHHLHYDHELAGEAPSRFNWEDHPRLEEEAVEHGWSRFVFAGCRPQDAAAQGSGDGSGGAVDANWEVLPGSSEFSQTVWLRPRGRRGSPLALRGEGAAATARMLLPLPGPRLGLSSFPQEAYFEVTVLCLKPTPPPPPPPPPPPSGTSKRTKSTDAGKETDCAKLIAEISNPFATDQPPTQQPNACAKEEGQNTTLSLGLAHGGALPSGSFSGTYPGSIGFHSNGSVHLDGKKLIFESEKAEWAEANRVIGCGFDQRKKKVFFTVDSQLVHVVHCHSDMYKAPLFPVLGSNADAMILVNLGQSRFKYQPANASRTPNPCFVRSSSVNAAAAAAISDDDSLELFSMGRIDAHWFDAAKKSQSASKKSQTVDADADSDLFEISLQI, from the exons ATGAGGTTATGGGTCAAAATTCTACCTCCGGCGATCGCCGCCGCGGCCGCTGTTTTTCTCTTCCTAATTTTATGGCGACGACGGCGAAACAGGCGGCTGCTTTCCGCTGCGGACACCCCGCGATTGCCTCAATCGGCAAGCAAGGCCAGAAGCCAGAGCCTCCACGCCGGCATCGCCAAGCTACAGTTCGCCTACCGCTCCAGCACCGGCCGCAAGGCCAGCTTCCTCTTCCACCACCTCCACTACGACCACGAACTCGCCGGCGAGGCACCGAGCCGGTTCAACTGGGAGGACCACCCGCGGCTCGAGGAGGAGGCGGTGGAGCACGGCTGGTCGCGCTTCGTGTTCGCCGGCTGCCGGCCGCAGGACGCCGCGGCGCAGGGCAGTGGAGATGGTAGTGGCGGCGCTGTGGATGCGAACTGGGAGGTGCTGCCGGGGTCGTCGGAGTTCTCGCAGACGGTTTGGCTGCGTCCGAGAGGGAGGAGGGGCAGCCCGCTCGCTCTCCGTGGCGAGGGAGCCGCTGCCACAGCGAGGATGCTCCTCCCGCTACCCGGCCCGCGGCTCGGCCTCTCCTCCTTCCCGCAAGAAGCATACTTCGAGGTCACCGTCCTGTGCCTGAAACCAacgcctccgccgccgccgccgccgccgccgccgccttccgGAACTAGTAAGCGAACCAAATCCACGGACGCCGGAAAGGAAACCGATTGCGCCAAGCTGATCGCAGAAATTTCAAATCCCTTTGCAACCGATCAGCCTCCAACCCAACAACCCAACGCATGCGCCAAAGAAGAAGGGCAGAACACAACTCTCTCCTTGGGCCTCGCCCATGGCGGAGCACTTCCCAGCGGATCATTCTCCGGCACATACCCCGGCTCCATCGGCTTCCACTCCAATGGATCTGTCCATCTCGACG GAAAGAAGCTCATTTTCGAATCGGAGAAAGCGGAGTGGGCGGAGGCGAACAGGGTGATCGGCTGTGGGTTcgatcagaggaagaagaaggtgttcttCACGGTGGATTCCCAGCTGGTGCACGTCGTCCACTGCCACTCCGACATGTACAAAGCTCCGCTGTTCCCGGTCCTCGGATCGAACGCCGACGCCATGATCCTGGTCAATTTGGGGCAAAGCAGATTCAAGTACCAGCCGGCGAACGCGTCCAGGACGCCCAATCCTTGCTTCGTCCGCTCCTCCTCCGTcaacgccgccgccgccgccgccatcaGCGACGACGATAGCCTGGAGCTCTTCTCCATGGGGAGGATCGACGCGCACTGGTTCGACGCCGCTAAAAAAAGCCAGAGCGCCAGCAAGAAGAGCCAGACGGTGGATGCGGATGCCGATTCCGATCTTTTCGAGATCTCTTTGCAAATCTAA